Proteins from a single region of Anser cygnoides isolate HZ-2024a breed goose chromosome 18, Taihu_goose_T2T_genome, whole genome shotgun sequence:
- the MRM3 gene encoding rRNA methyltransferase 3, mitochondrial isoform X2 has translation MAALGLGRAAGRGGAVAARGRRWVRALRRSPVRVLPPREEPAEERRSPVGPPAVERSSAGPGLWKVVTVAKSRSFRDRHGKVLLEGLRLVRDALEAGAVPQSLFFSSAGHLKELPEARLKGASLVKVKFEEIRSWSDVVTPQGVIGIFSKPDPAKMSYPAAQLASSVPVVLICDNIRDPGNLGTVLRSAAGAGCEKVLLTKGCVDPWEPKVLRAGMGAHFRIPIIANLDWESVPSNLPAGVQVCVADHKDPGAQAETEPVWQGAGRPGSASGSPKAPVKSKPKAAPPKREDGEGTAGGCALELAAQYYYESWIWAPAAVVVGGETHGLSPDALHLAASTGGKRLVIPMVPGVDSLNSAVAAAIVLFEGRRQLLQRNKQEDERQKFPVGG, from the exons ATGGCGGCGCTGGGGctcgggcgggcggcggggcgcggcggggcggtgGCGGCGAGGGGGCGGCGCTGGGTGCGGGCGCTGAGGCGGAGCCCGGTGCGGGTCCTGCCGCCGCGGGAGGAGCCGGCTGAGGAGCGGCGGAGCCCGGTGGGGCCGCCGGCCGTGGAGCGGAGctcggccgggccggggctgtG gAAGGTGGTGACCGTCGCCAAGTCGCGGAGCTTTCGGGATCGGCACGggaaggtgctgctggaggggctgcggCTCGTCAGGGACGCGCTGgaggccggggccgtgccgcaGAGTTTGTTCTTCAGCTCGGCCGGGCACCTGAAGGAGCTGCCCGAGGCGCGGCTAAAGGGAGCCAGCTTGGTGAAGGTGAAGTTTGAGGAGATCAGGAGCTGGTCTGACGTCGTAACGCCGCAGGGGGTTATAG GGATCTTTTCCAAGCCTGACCCTGCCAAGATGTCTTACCCCGCTGCTCAGCTCGCCAGCTCTGTGCCGGTGGTCCTCATCTGCGACAACATCCGGGATCCAGGCAACCTGGGCACTGTTCTGAGGTCTGCAGCCGGAGCAGGGTGTGAAAAAGTGCTGCTCACCAAAG GGTGTGTGGACCCATGGGAGCCAAAGGTGCTTCGTGCAGGCATGGGAGCTCACTTTCGCATTCCCATCATCGCCAACCTGGACTGGGAATCTGTCCCCAGCAACCTCCCTGCCGGCGTCCAGGTCTGCGTGGCCGACCACAAAGACCCGGGCGCTCAGGCCGAGACAGAGCCCGTGTGGCAGGGAGCCGGCAGGCCTGGCTCCGCTTCTGGCAGCCCCAAGGCTCCCGTAAAATCCAAACCCAAGGCTGCTCCTCCCAAACGCGAGGATGGGGAGGGAACGGCGGGTGGCTGCGCCCTGGAGCTCGCCGCGCAGTATTACTACGAGAGCTGGATCTGGGCTCCAGCGGCGGTGGTGGTTGGCGGAGAGACCCATGGCCTGAGCCCGGACGCGCTTCACCTCGCAGCCAGCACGGGTGGGAAGAGACTGGTCATCCCCATGGTGCCTGGCGTGGACAGCCTCAACTCTGCCGTAGCTGCTGCCATCGTGCTGTTTGAAGGGAGGAGGCAGTTGCTGCAGAGGAACAAGCAGGAAGACGAAAGGCAGAAGTTCCCTGTAGGGGGCTGA
- the MRM3 gene encoding rRNA methyltransferase 3, mitochondrial isoform X1: protein MAALGLGRAAGRGGAVAARGRRWVRALRRSPVRVLPPREEPAEERRSPVGPPAVERSSAGPGLWYEKAAPGDRRLGKVVTVAKSRSFRDRHGKVLLEGLRLVRDALEAGAVPQSLFFSSAGHLKELPEARLKGASLVKVKFEEIRSWSDVVTPQGVIGIFSKPDPAKMSYPAAQLASSVPVVLICDNIRDPGNLGTVLRSAAGAGCEKVLLTKGCVDPWEPKVLRAGMGAHFRIPIIANLDWESVPSNLPAGVQVCVADHKDPGAQAETEPVWQGAGRPGSASGSPKAPVKSKPKAAPPKREDGEGTAGGCALELAAQYYYESWIWAPAAVVVGGETHGLSPDALHLAASTGGKRLVIPMVPGVDSLNSAVAAAIVLFEGRRQLLQRNKQEDERQKFPVGG, encoded by the exons ATGGCGGCGCTGGGGctcgggcgggcggcggggcgcggcggggcggtgGCGGCGAGGGGGCGGCGCTGGGTGCGGGCGCTGAGGCGGAGCCCGGTGCGGGTCCTGCCGCCGCGGGAGGAGCCGGCTGAGGAGCGGCGGAGCCCGGTGGGGCCGCCGGCCGTGGAGCGGAGctcggccgggccggggctgtGGTACGAGAAGGCGGCGCCCGGCGACAGGAGGCTGGG gAAGGTGGTGACCGTCGCCAAGTCGCGGAGCTTTCGGGATCGGCACGggaaggtgctgctggaggggctgcggCTCGTCAGGGACGCGCTGgaggccggggccgtgccgcaGAGTTTGTTCTTCAGCTCGGCCGGGCACCTGAAGGAGCTGCCCGAGGCGCGGCTAAAGGGAGCCAGCTTGGTGAAGGTGAAGTTTGAGGAGATCAGGAGCTGGTCTGACGTCGTAACGCCGCAGGGGGTTATAG GGATCTTTTCCAAGCCTGACCCTGCCAAGATGTCTTACCCCGCTGCTCAGCTCGCCAGCTCTGTGCCGGTGGTCCTCATCTGCGACAACATCCGGGATCCAGGCAACCTGGGCACTGTTCTGAGGTCTGCAGCCGGAGCAGGGTGTGAAAAAGTGCTGCTCACCAAAG GGTGTGTGGACCCATGGGAGCCAAAGGTGCTTCGTGCAGGCATGGGAGCTCACTTTCGCATTCCCATCATCGCCAACCTGGACTGGGAATCTGTCCCCAGCAACCTCCCTGCCGGCGTCCAGGTCTGCGTGGCCGACCACAAAGACCCGGGCGCTCAGGCCGAGACAGAGCCCGTGTGGCAGGGAGCCGGCAGGCCTGGCTCCGCTTCTGGCAGCCCCAAGGCTCCCGTAAAATCCAAACCCAAGGCTGCTCCTCCCAAACGCGAGGATGGGGAGGGAACGGCGGGTGGCTGCGCCCTGGAGCTCGCCGCGCAGTATTACTACGAGAGCTGGATCTGGGCTCCAGCGGCGGTGGTGGTTGGCGGAGAGACCCATGGCCTGAGCCCGGACGCGCTTCACCTCGCAGCCAGCACGGGTGGGAAGAGACTGGTCATCCCCATGGTGCCTGGCGTGGACAGCCTCAACTCTGCCGTAGCTGCTGCCATCGTGCTGTTTGAAGGGAGGAGGCAGTTGCTGCAGAGGAACAAGCAGGAAGACGAAAGGCAGAAGTTCCCTGTAGGGGGCTGA